In the Castor canadensis chromosome 1, mCasCan1.hap1v2, whole genome shotgun sequence genome, ACACTTAAAAATAACTGACTAAAAAATGTTAAGAGTAGAcgaaaaaatcattttgaaataattagtcACTCTTAAGACAGCTGCATGTTATTGATCACTATTcatcagaaaaacagaaatcacATCTACTGGGTGACTGATGCTCTTCACTACCCtaactacaataaaaataatctctCTTGACATATTCCTGTTCCAATCAAGGCGCTCAGGGCATGCTTGGAGAAAACATTAAGGTCAGCAGATTTCCAAAACAAGATTTATCTTTATAGTGTTGCATACTGAACTGTATTTTATTCTCAAATCAGCCAAATTTTTCCTGTCTGACAAAAATGTAATGCCTTAAAGACAAAAGATACAGAGTATGGTACTTGGACTTCTCTTTTTATACAACTATAGATATGTATCTATAGAAGCCTCACTTTATCATCATAACGTCCAGAAGCAAATTTTATCCAGTTAAACCAAAACCTTACTTTTCAGGGGTAGAAAACACTCTAAGGAGAAAAAATGGACTGTAGCACACACTATACCCACAGAGGTTCTTCTAACTCAAAAACTCACTGAGTGCAATGGCTAGGTCAACTTTTAAGTTTCAGAACACTAGAACAGGTGTCACTAAAAAAAGTGTAGGTGGGTTAAAGAAAAGCATTACAAATAtgttactatttattttaaaatcagaaataaaatccaaatgGTTCTCTAAAGACCAGAGAAACTTACCAACCTTATACCCAAGGGTTTAGGAGAATCAATAGAGAAACAGTTAATTCACAATTATACTTTTGTGCATCAACGACAAATTTGCAGAGACTATGTCCAATAGACCTCTTATAGGTGTGTCAAACATTGTCTGACCAATAATGactttctgcttctcacaggcaTTTTGAGTGTCCTCCCTACCCCACCACTGTGAAGCATTTCCAGATCATTAAACATCAAATCCGATGCAACAAATCAAGTGATAATCATCCAAATGGAAAGATGAAGAGTATTAGTTGATTCTTCTGGTTCTTCAATGCTGTACTGTTTCAAACAGACATCAAGTAGCTCACGGGGAGTAGAACAAAACTCACTTGTAATACTGCTTAAACACATCTGAAAGGAACAATGACACTGAAGGGTAAATCgtgtaaacaaaataaataatataaaaatattcatagtaACCCCAAATTTTCCTATCCACATAATGATTATTTTTAGTATTCTTTTTAGCATATACAGGTATCATACCTGAAATCATCAAATATGGGAGCAATTGTATTGCAATTCCAATTCAACCAGGGTACAGGGGTATCAGTATATTTAAGTAACCAAGATTTAATGAACACAGGCTGTATTATGAAGTACTCAATGCTCTGACTAATCAAGTTCTATATctgatcattttgttttttaccaaCAGTAAGGTATCATGGGGATCTTTAGAATGATTTACTTCTCAAATATGCTGTTtgcattacattttaattttccaaaatgaagcatacttttaaaagaaacattaaggggctggacatggtagtggtgcagctacttgagaggcgcagatcaggaggatcatggttcaaggccagcccaggcaaaaagttagtgagacctcatatgaaccaacaagccaggtatgatggagtgagcctgtggtcccagctacacagaggcacaggtaggaggactgaggtccaggctaGTCCCCAGTAAAACATGAGACTTCATCCAAAAGGTAACAAAAGcgaaaaggggctgggggtgtggctcaagtggtagagcaagtataaggccctgagttcaaacccagtactgaaaaaaaaaatactaaaattattcttttttcttcattctctcaatcttcccctttccctttgcAGGTCAACTTTTTAGTCTGGAAACTCATATTAAGTGGGCTAAATATGGCAATAAGATTAAGTGTGGTCTGACTTGCTCTGAAGCTCACCAGTTAGGTTCTGTGGCTGTGAAATTTACCTGTGAGAAGGATCTGACATCAATTAGCACTGCCCAAATCACATTATGCATGGATTCTCCTTAAGAGTTGTTTTGACCAACTTCAGACACAATTCAAATAACAGAGTTCTGTCATTTGCCCTCTTGGTTCAGTGTGAACCATTTCCAAATTCATTTCACATAGTCTGTGTTACAAAGTCAGCTTACCTAAAAATACTTGCAACACCAACAGCTTTCTTATGTCTTACAATTGGGTAATTATTTTCAGCATGAAAAGTGGCTGCTAATTACAACAGTAAAAGGAACAGCACTCATGTCCCATCGTCTGTCAGTGAAAGTAAACTGCATGTCAACGTGTGCTACAGACACTAAGCTGAGACAGCCCAATGCACTCCTAGCTCTCTAGGCTCAGACTTACATTCACTTGTCACATATTATCCCAGGGCCCATAGAAGATCTAAGGTGGGTCTTGAGACAGTTAACATTTTATTAAGAGTACCCTCCCAATTCCTACCATGCTTTTCATTTACAGCCATATACTCCCTCTCCTAAATTCGTCCCTCCTCCCCAACACCATAAAGCTGCATCAGACTCCTGATGAGAGTGAATCTCTATGCAAACTCACACAATTTCCCTTCTGGGCTCCAATCCTGACCACAGACTAACATTTTGGAATCAAGACAGCACAAAGGGCAGCCCCCATTTTAGTGGCACACATATACAAATTAAATTCTGctttaaattagaaaagaaattaacGTCACACAATGTTTCCCTATAAAAGATATGTAATAAAGTAATAATATCGATAAAATAGCTATTACTAAAGCAAAGCTTTCATCAATAAGCTTCGAGAACTTTGAAGGAGGAGAATGGCTTCACAAAATGGTAGTCCAGGTTCCCACAGTGTGGACACTGCTGGACGTTGCTGTACTCAGAGAAGTACTGCATCCCGATCCGCACGTCAATCACAGGCTTGCCACAGTGCTTGCAGTTCAGGCGGGCCTGGGAGAAACAGATGCTGTAAGTCACAAGGCTTTGAACTTCATAACACTTGTCAAAGTCATCCAAACCAAAACAATGGGAAACTGAGGGAGAGTTCAATAAAGCATCTCCTTTATTACAAAACAAAGACACATGTTCAAATATTCATCATCGCCAGTTTGGATTCCCATTCTCTCTCTTGAAATGAACTGCTGCTAGCTTTTCACCTACCTATGGGAAGAACATTCTATACTCCTACTACCTGAACCTCTCTACCAAAGCTCCCTAAACTACAGGAACCACCTGCACCCTGGATTTGAAGAGTGGTTGGCTTCCCCACCAAAACCAACATAAAACTTCTTAGAAGATTCTCGGTTTATTTCAAAAGTTCATACATACTTTTCATTCACTCCATGTAACACACTGTGTTGTCTTTCATGTAAAAATAAATGGctctaaaatattcaaataaacttggcAATACAGGCAGAAGTGCCATGTCTATCCTGAGTCTTCTGGAATCCTCTAGCACACTCTATCTTAATTCATACCAGGCCTCTCTCTAACAGTGCAATCCTACAGTCTTTCAGCAACAGGTCTAGGACTGACAAGAATAACcagaaattataaattaaacaGACTCTCAATTTAGATTCCTTTAAAGATGTACTAAGTATAATCCCAATTGTCCTCAAAACACTTCTGTGAGGTAGACAGTATTATCTGAATCTTAGATGATGAAATGGGGGCACACAGTGATAAAGACCAGGCCCAAGACCACAGAGTTAGAACACAGAAAAGCCAAGATTTGAACCACAGCAGCCTGCCCCAGAACTCATACTCTACCAGCACCAGAACTACCTTTCTGAAACCTGAGATGAATTCTCTTTAACCACTTTATCATtctggctcagtggtagactgcccacctagcaaatgcaaagacaAGTTCAAAGCccggtactaccaaaaaaaaaagaatagcataaAATTAGCCAACCCTATCTAAAACCAAAGGACAGCTACAGGTGGCCGTTTAGGTCTCTCACAAgtaatttttcttctgaaaaacaCTAGAATAAACAAAGTAGAGCTGAAATAGTGCTTCTTTCAATTCAACAGACAGAGGTAACCATCTGAGTAAACTAATAGTAAGGATATTCTCTTTACAAAACTCCAACTACAACACTAATGTTAACAAAAATCCTGTAATAACTAATAAAGTGTATACtggtttttttaataaaagccaGGTTTACACACTGAAAAGCAATGGGCAACTTCTTCCCTACAAATGAGTATCATGGAATTCTATTTTATAACAGGTTCTTTCCTCCCCCCGCCCCAAGCATTTGGAAATAAAGTAAGACATTTCCAGGCATCTTTATCTCCTGTGTTTCTATGAGTATAATTAATGTGTTTTCATATGCCAGTACTTCCCTCTTTTCCTGATACCAGCTAAACTTCAGATGGTCTCTCAGCATCAGAAAAGGCCTCTTCTTAGTGCTTTAGGATCACAAATCTTTCTTGTAAACCTCACATACCTTAAGAAGTAACCAATTCCCAGGTAACGGGCACTATTCCACAAGAAAACCCTATCATTTAAAGAaagtttcactttcttcttttcaaatcgAAAACCTTTGTTCAAAATTGAGAATAAGCTAATCAtgcaaaatatgagaaaatataagaaagcaaaaagaaaactaaaggacCCACTCGGCATTCCACCCCCCACACGACCTGACCAACTGCTGAAAGTGAAGCATCACTGACCATTTTATGCCTGTTTTGATTTAGTGGGTGGAAAATACTCTGAATAGAATGATATATTATTCTACATCCCttttaatgactgaataatattccatcacaAGCCATTACTGCTGGACTTCGGGGAATTTTTAGCtggatttcttcttcattttcataaGCATCTTCCCCATGCCCTCAAGCTACCACAAATTAACCTCAATGCAGCCTCTAACTCCTCTGCATTCACCTACTGCTCCTCAGTGGAGCAGGTACCCACCTGACAGCAGGGAGAGGCGGCCAGGATGTCATAGGTATACATGGTGCCAAGCTGGTGCCAGCTGCCGTCCCACCGCGACTTACATTTGATGCAGATGATCTTGTGAACCCCTTCCAAGCAGTCCACGCACACTGCATACAGATGCATGAGTCTCCCTGTGAGCAGAAGACACATGGATGAGCGTGGCCATTGTGGAAATCAGTTTGTCTCCAAAGGGGATAGGAAATGCCTCATCTACCAAGTACAAGGCAGCATCTCATCAATGGGTAAATACAAAAAGCTGTCCTTTTGGAATAATGATGAACTGATATTACCAACAGAATAGGTAACTTAAGTTCAAACTTCTTAAAAAGACACTTGCTTCAATTTGCTTTTCTAAAATGTGCTTCCCAGCTTACATATTCTGCCCATCCAAATCAACTAACAAAGCCATGCATGCTCAAAACACCCTGTAATCATGCAGGATGCTGACAAGAAGTCTATGTGTAGCACACAGAATAAAGCAGCAATGCTGGCCACCACGAGCTCTCACCCACAAGTCTCATAAACACATTGGAAGTCTGTCTTGGTATTAACAGCCAGAATTCTACCATAGTCAAAATGACTACTGTTAACTGTCCTTGTCCCCATACTGCTCAGCTATCATAACATCTAATTTAAGAACCAGAATTACATCTTACGTCTAAGTTGTTTGTTAAAAGTCCAATGTGTTTTTATTCACAGGGCTCTCAAAATTCAGTCTTATATCTTCATGATTTATCAATATCTCAATGTTTATAAACAAAAGATGCCATCTTAATTTATATGGAAGGGTCAGAGTTCAAGTGACTGAGCCAGAATGTACAGGATCTGCCTGAACAATGCGTAGCAGCAACACTGCTGCTCTCTAGGTGGGAACAGGCCGCTCCCCTGTGTTGAAAACACCATCACCTGAGCCCATTCCACAGTGGCTTCATTTTCAGCACATGCTGCTCACATCCAAAAGCCACTCTACAGCAAGGATCGCCTCTTCCTATCACTTCTCATCACTAGAAAGGCTCCTTAGAGAGAACCTTGTCATATTTCCTTCCATGACTCCTTGCCTCGATGAGGATAGGAAACATGCCACGTACCCTTTTAGACTCAGTGTCCATCACGATGTCTGGAATGTGGAAAGCACTCCTAAGTGTGTGCTGGGTGGATGGATGGCACGTGCCAATAGCCAGACATTATAACCTTGAGGACCTCTATGCCAGAAACAGGAAGAATGACAACAGCTTATTGTCATACCACCTACCTCTGTACTAGGCCCCTGAAAATAACAGCAGGAGAAAATAAGGTCTCACACGCCACACCTACTCTGAGTGGCCTGAGGGCATGGCACATTAAGTAGTCAgttaaagctgggcatggtgttcacacctgtaatcccagctgttcgaaccagtccaggcaaaaattcaGTGAAATCCACCCCACCAACTCAATAAAAAAGGTAGGTGTCGTAgatcacttctataatcccagctacagataAGGCTATAGGCAGGAGGActacagtctgaggccaaccctgggaaAAACCCTGAGACCCTATgcaaaaaaataactacagcacaggaaaaaataaaaaaggcaagagtctgggggcatggctgcctagcctagcaagcatgagacctgagttcaaaccccaggtgcCACTGGAAAACACTTCATTTCAGCTTCCATCCTAGATCTACTCAACTGCAATTCTCAATCAACCGAAGGTGAAAGGCTGTTACTCAGGGACTGCTAACAGCAGACACAGAAGTCAGGTACTGGTGCCAAGACCAATGCTGAAGACAACGAGGAACCTTTATTGCACATTTAGCAAAGTCTGCACTGTGCTGTGGGCTCTCTGTGAGTCTTTTCATGTAACACTACAAAGTAGACATGACTTTTCCCACTTCAGACAGGAGGAACTCAAGGTTAGAGAGCTTGAGCCCAgcttcacaaagaaaataaatggcaaaGTCCAGAGGCAAATTCCTATCTATCTTGACTCTTAACCTATGGGCAAACTCGGGAAGGACTAGCCCAAACTGAGTCTCTGGATTTGCTTTCAGTTACTATTACACACTGTCCTAAATACagataatttaaatttctaaatccTAGGACAAGGTTTTGTTTGGGAGTTCAAACAGAAAAGCAGATTCCTGTGTGTATAATCACGTGTTGTAAAGTGACAAAGTCCAAGAGGACCTTCATAATTAGACCAATTTTGATAAATTACTGAAAGCAAATGAAACATTTTCTGAGTCAAAGAACAGGGACTAGAGGCACAgttggagaagggaaaagaaataccAATCACAGAGTCCACCAGTGAAAACAGCAAGCATGTCAGCAACATATAATCAGCTGTGAATTATGGAATCCTGTGGCCTTCCTACTGGAATGGAAACCTTTCAAAAGTACATGTTGGGACTCTGACGGAACAATGATTTATAGTACCTTGCTATAAATAAGATCACCTAGACCTCTCtgagaagcagcaataaaaacatTAACCAGTGACCAAGGCATCACATGTGGCACCGGTTGACTCTCTGGTACTGATGAGACACCTTGACCTTCAGATTCTAAAACAGTTAATCCTCAATACCTTTGTAACACACACCTAACACAGCCATTATCTCTTTTTGGATGTTTACATACTTGTGTGTATGCACAAATAACTTGGGCCTATCTAATTTTTAACTCTCTGTCatattccctttcttttctgttttttcctcattGAAGAGCTCTCCTACTCTCAAGATTAAGCCTCACTGTTATAAAATAAGCTCCTCTTGTTCACCCCAAATGCTCACTTCTAACAGTGCTTGCTGGGCACTGAATATAAGTCAACCCCCACCCCAATGCCCTCATCTTCTCTCTCCAAAGCTCAGCTCCCTGTCCCAGCCTTCTCTACTCCTTTCACAGCACCATTCACCTGTCTAGAATGAAGTGAGCGAATGAAAACTCTTCATCCTTTACAGTCAACATGTCCCCAAATCTGtaattttccttcaaaagaaCTTCTTGCAGATATCCCTTCCTTTCAATTCCCACTGTCACCATACAGCAGTTTCTCACCTTCTTGTATCTTTTGCAAATTTCAACTATCTTGGCCATTCCAGCTGAGGTTTCCAAAGGCCAACTAGCCATCATCTGCTAGATGTATGTGAGAGGCCATCCTCACCCACCAAGCCACAGAATTCTGAGAGGTCCTTACATCACTCATTTTAAAGCCACTAAGTTTTGGAGTGCTCTGCTTTATAACAAAGGGCAACAGACATAGATAATTAGGTAAAACTCTCAAAACAAATATAATGACTCCCTCAAATTCAGCCTCCTTTTCTTgctcaaaaagataaaagaaattacATCTATGAAACAAGAACAGGATGTTATCAAAAAGAGCCCCTGTAAATTAAACGTATGAGAACAGAAAGTCAAGGAAATCTTCCAGAAAGCATAATAAACACAaacaatagattttaaaaaggattcttccaccaaaaggaaaaaaaaaaggaatcaatcTAAGAAGTGCAATATTTGGTGTGGCAATCATTTTCCCCCCAAGGGAAGCCAGGCATTATCATCtcccatcttttccttttttctttctttttggcagcactggggtttgaacttgggacctcatgcttgccaggcaggtgctctacctcagAGCCGGCCCAGCAATTATCTGAATAATAGGagttctatgatttttttaaaagtataattaggAGGAAATTAtcaaaggaaaactacaaaagaaaattcCTCTGAAGTGAAGATCCTAAGTTTACAGAGTCAATGGGTTAAAACAGTACACAGTACAatgaatggaggaaggaaaacaagaaacatatCATGGTGAGATTTTAGAACGCAtgagatataaaaagaaaaactagctgGGGATGGTGGTGTAATCCCAACATTTAGGCTGCACAGCAAGTTCCAAGCCAGTCTCAGCTGTAAAAACTTGcctcaacatacacacacacacacacacaaagagacagacagacagacagacacacacacaaaggtttctacctttggggagggggagggagagggagatttTCAGGGAGGGtaaaggtggaggcaggaagaagaaaaagaagacttcTCAAACATCAACAGTATAAGATATGAAACAGTGAAGAAATGCCTTCCAAATTTCCAGGGGAAAAATATAATGTAGACTATACCAGCTGGTAATCAAATATGAAGATAAAATCAAGACATTCTCAAAGTCTCAAATCATGCATCCCCACGACCCCCTTCTCAGAAAGCTCATGGGTATGTCCGCTAACAAACTGAGAGAATaacccaagaaaaaagaaaataacaaatctaGGAGACAAGATTTAAAACACAGGAGAGAAACAAAGCTTTCTAGGACAATTTATACAGCAGGTTTTCAGTGCACCTGGACAGATAGGAGCAGTGGGATGAAAGCCTGCACAAGAGACACTTTcagaagaaaaaacttaaaaaaaaaaaaaacgtgccAAGTGTTGGAGATGCTTTTGAAAGGTCGCTTGTAAAGATGCTGGAGAATGACAGCAACTAgccaaggtttaaaaaaaaaaaaaccctaagcaaATCCACACGTGAAGAAATTCActctaatgaaaacaaaaggtgTCCTCGAATACACTGTCTGTATGATAGGAAATACACCTATATACCTTGACTCAACACTATAATGTTTCTGCATATTCACTGCAAAAATGTTAAAGATTTAACTAAGAATTATGATCTATTACCCTGAAAGAAGGGGGGATATGCAGTCATCCACCTTAAGTCAAGAGCTAATATCTAAAACTGAAGAACGAAGGTATGGTATATAAAATTATGATGTCAAACACTTGAAGTGTTTAACACTGTGTCTCTGTGGATGGGGACAGCAGGAGTTGATACGAAGACAAGCAATGTATCGCTTTTATTACAGGATTTTTTTCAGCTTATGTTTAAAGTTATGAACATGTCATATATTTTGTATCTCATCTTTGTGGAAATTCAGCAGTTTTACCAGAATTAATGGAGTCCACACTTGTACAAACCAACCCTATCCAATTTACAACTGAAATATGCCCAAATCCTCTATAGTATCCATATAAACTTCCCTACTGCCCCTCACCAAAACGTCATCTCAGAGCTTTCAATAATCCTCCATTTTCCTTTTGATCCTATCAAGACAGTCTCatcttttataatttcaaaatctGTTCAACTAATCTGAAAACAGACTGTCCCTTCTTGTTCCATTTCCTTCATTTGTATCTATAAGGATCCAACAAAATACACACTTGCTGGGTACATTAAAGCAGCTACTTTATAGCAAGGAGACTTATGCAATTCCTTCTTTCAATTTCCTCCCAATTATGAGAAATTACACACCAGCAATCCTGTCTTCAAATTGAAGGAGAATGAGAACACAAAATTACCCACCATGCCAACTCTACTTGGTATAGTGACATCAAGGTACAAAACCCACCAGCACCTCACTGTATGAAGCTAAATACTCAGGTTACCTAGCACCTGAATGAAAATGCATGTTAAAGTCAAAGCAAAACAGAGTGATTACACCTTGTTTGCTTTGGGGTTTTGACAAATAGAAAGCAGGCAAGGTGAACGAACACCTCTACCTTGAAGGTGACAGGGAACATCATATTCGATTTCATCATGTCTCGAGGGACTTAAGAACAGAGTTCCATCCACCAGTGGGAACTGTTCAAAGACAGGGAGTGCCCGGTGGCACAGAGCACAATTTACAACATTTCTGTGGCTGGCACTAAGAGCTGCAAGAATGAACTTCCGCAGATCCTCGCCCTGGCCCACTTGGGCATCGTCTTCCATCCGCACATGGAAGGTGTTCAGCTTGTGCCTGGGGATATGAGTAAGGAGCTCGGAAAGGTCCAGCCGCCGCAGGAACTGTACAGGGGTGTCAAAGTGACCTCCCCTGTGAACCGATAATCCAGCCGGACTGTAATCAAAGTGTGCATTTCTGAACACGTGGCCCCCGGCCATGGCCTTTTTGTGAGGCTCAAGATGGATGGCATTCTTTAAGAATTCCCCGAGGTATCTAGAGGAGCGGGGACCACTGAAGTGGGCAGGGGAGAGGATAGAGTAGCCACTGGGGGGCGACTGGCCAGGGGAGCCACAAGGGGAGCGGGCACCATAGGCTGCAGCACTGACTGCTTTCTCTTGGGAGTTCTGCCGGTCCATGGAATGCCGTCGGGGGAGGTCATGGTTCAGGCCTTTCTGGGGCTTGTTCAGGGGCCTGCATTTTTTTGCCTCCTCCCCAGCCTCCCCCGGTGGTCTCCCTGTGTTCTTCTCCAATCCagacttcttctttttctcatcctGCATCCGCTTCACTTGGTACCAGTCTGTATCCTTCTTTAAGTGGCCCTGCCCACAGCGGCAGGAGCAGAAGCGGAAGGCCAAGTCATAGCCCTTCTTGGTCCACATATTCTGGCGGCACTGCTTCTCGTTCCAGCTACGGGCCCGGCCAATGCAGTTGAACTGTGCCAGGATGCTGCTCTCCCACTCGTAGAAGCACTGCAGGTGCATCCAGGTACTGCAGGGGCAGTGCTCATTGTTGCACACCACCTTCTGGTAGTCATCCTTCTCCAGATCCACTGGCCTCCCAAAGCTGCAGATCAGTGGCGTGGCACAGGGAGCTTCTGGGAGaggaacaaaaaaagagagattcaATGCTCAGGACTCCAGTGGACACTAACTACAGAGCAAAGCTGTATCTGCTGTAGCCCATTCATACCAGAGGTATACCACCAATGGAGCAGATGCTAGATGAGCTTAGaaacatttaccattttcttCTGGACTGATGCTGTGCCAAGGCAATTTATTGTCATCAATCTGTTGAAAAACACAGCAATGAGCTTCAAAAAGTCCAATCCGTCACAAAGCAATTGTGTGTCAGTACTTGAGATGTGGTATGCAGTTTTCTTAATATGCAGGTGTAAAGACAAATAATTCCAGGATTTCTTTCATAGGAAATGCAGCTACTTAGCCAACCAGTTCTGGTAGCATCTCCAAAAGGGCCCTCAATGTCCTTTATCAGCAGTTTTAGGTTTGCACTGAATAGCAGACACAGGCTAGAAAGTAGACCCGTCTCATCTCTAATTCTCTTCTACAGTGGTCTCATTGCTAATGGCAGGAATATCTAGTCAAACTAATTG is a window encoding:
- the Heca gene encoding headcase protein homolog; the protein is MPNPKNSKGGRKNKRANSSGDEQENGAGALAVAGAAGAAAGGALAAAAGCGAAVPGAAGAGGAAGIGGAGTGAANGAAAAGALAAGDAKNEAPCATPLICSFGRPVDLEKDDYQKVVCNNEHCPCSTWMHLQCFYEWESSILAQFNCIGRARSWNEKQCRQNMWTKKGYDLAFRFCSCRCGQGHLKKDTDWYQVKRMQDEKKKKSGLEKNTGRPPGEAGEEAKKCRPLNKPQKGLNHDLPRRHSMDRQNSQEKAVSAAAYGARSPCGSPGQSPPSGYSILSPAHFSGPRSSRYLGEFLKNAIHLEPHKKAMAGGHVFRNAHFDYSPAGLSVHRGGHFDTPVQFLRRLDLSELLTHIPRHKLNTFHVRMEDDAQVGQGEDLRKFILAALSASHRNVVNCALCHRALPVFEQFPLVDGTLFLSPSRHDEIEYDVPCHLQGRLMHLYAVCVDCLEGVHKIICIKCKSRWDGSWHQLGTMYTYDILAASPCCQARLNCKHCGKPVIDVRIGMQYFSEYSNVQQCPHCGNLDYHFVKPFSSFKVLEAY